A window from Cryptomeria japonica chromosome 1, Sugi_1.0, whole genome shotgun sequence encodes these proteins:
- the LOC131857602 gene encoding uncharacterized protein LOC131857602, producing the protein MVLPKARAFLWIVLHEKILMGDRLKVIGIQGPNWCFLCKSEEETSNHLLYKCPFSEACWNWYLDMVGLSLAKNETLKDFLIAWPSSKSSKWSTLWIIRLAMIAWHIWKERNKRIFKEVERSLEAVREGIKIAIEEVVNGKSLSARYVKLTDWDKEMEKKWEFKRIDINQAKKAVDRKAFIGRDPPKGG; encoded by the coding sequence ATGGTGTTGCCAAAGGCCAGGGCTTTCCTATGGATTGTGCTTCATGAAAAGATACTAATGGGGGATAGACTTAAAGTCATTGGAATTCAAGGACCAAATTGGTGTTTCCTTTGTAAGTCTGAAGAAGAAACATCAAATCATCTCCTCTACAAATGCCCATTCTCAGAAGCCTGCTGGAATTGGTATTTGGATATGGTCGGTTTGAGCTTAGCAAAGAATGAAACTTTGAAAGATTTCTTGATTGCTTGGCCTTCTTCAAAATCATCGAAATGGAGCACGTTATGGATAATTAGGCTAGCAATGATCGCATGGCAcatatggaaggaaaggaacaaaagAATATTCAAGGAAGTGGAAAGATCACTGGAAGCTGTCAGGGAAGGTATTAAAATCGCAATTGAAGAAGTCGTCAATGGAAAATCACTATCAGCTAGATACGTCAAGTTAACGGATTGGgataaagagatggaaaagaagtGGGAGTTCAAGAGAATTGATATAAACCAAGCTAAAAAGGCTGTTGACAGGAAAGCATTCATTGGAAGAGACCCCCCAAAGGGTGggtaa